In the genome of Ignavibacteriales bacterium, one region contains:
- a CDS encoding cupin domain-containing protein yields the protein MLLPITPKSIIGLINYQSDAIVSKQIIKRNNGSVTLYAFDKDESLMESSTPNEIMLLVIEGTIEIKINGTINHIKMNEFYHLTSNIHYLVTAKEKTKVLFIVIK from the coding sequence ATGTTACTCCCCATTACACCTAAATCAATTATCGGGCTTATTAACTACCAATCAGATGCAATTGTCAGCAAACAGATAATTAAAAGAAACAATGGCTCGGTTACACTCTATGCTTTCGATAAAGATGAGTCGCTTATGGAAAGTTCGACCCCGAATGAAATTATGCTGCTTGTTATAGAAGGCACAATTGAAATAAAAATTAATGGAACCATAAATCATATAAAGATGAATGAGTTTTATCATCTCACTTCAAACATACATTACCTAGTAACTGCCAAAGAAAAAACTAAAGTACTATTCATTGTTATTAAATGA
- a CDS encoding sigma 54-interacting transcriptional regulator, giving the protein MTIINKKNFYLLIIAAIILFHILLSAPLSQFDKVYNDQLFRMRGEVEQDSSIITLFIDDAITDSLGRAPLKWVYYSLLINALSQLEVKAIGLDVVFDSKSPDYPSQTGWILSSVRKSGKVCLGGIFNQIEKHLSEEGTDKKDSATIPLSKNIFYSGKNMEVPFSNLLNAAAGFGHLNFEQGISKRNLPLFIVNNDTAVSELYHKSFVPSLSLELARVYFDLPADSIITSQAKVILKNGINSIEIPVDESLMPINYCGGVNSLNSIAISDFLHLYRAYSSDKKVHEELARFKDKIVLIGMLGTRNTEFASNPFADEFPLIGIHANALDTILRERFISKTPYWVTLLSSVFLITIIFFFSFKKQILFSRLVISGGLMILIYVIASVLLFTQNIALSGEPLFVILLSVFAAGVYQVNKLQSHTRSIEKEKLSIEALLNKSRQKIQKLEESLSEYKNNLGNGTSSEIIQTYLDEVSEIESRLDEVEEVKPVVDAEIKNFHNIIHTKNSKLVEIINLIKKIAPTDATVLILGESGTGKELVAKAIHDLSDRKNENFITINCGALPESLLESELFGHEEGAFTGAKKMRKGFFETADKGTIFLDEITETSEMFQIKLLRVLQSGEFNRVGGTKTNKIAVRIIAASNKNIETLVREKKFREDLYYRLNVIKVKIPPLKSRKSDLIALTNYFLEKEGTSNIKLADSSLEAFLSYHWPGNIRQLENVIKRASILAKVDNSGFINLKYLPPEIIGSMKNNQNLEGRIFEKLNAKEFSHSAISETAAELGGLHRSTISEYIRGVFFREFCNNEFDFEKTVRSITTSSDENVKTRITNKLNEYITNLTVYIDREIPIDELKEKLGIKFKKMPNKYHPYLITLIEHYYYDENVIQNKNSDKLN; this is encoded by the coding sequence GTGACAATTATTAATAAGAAGAATTTTTATTTATTAATCATCGCGGCAATAATTCTGTTTCACATTCTTCTGTCTGCACCTTTATCACAATTTGATAAAGTATATAATGATCAGCTTTTTAGGATGAGAGGAGAAGTTGAACAGGATTCTTCCATCATAACACTTTTTATTGATGACGCAATAACAGACTCGCTGGGAAGAGCACCGTTAAAATGGGTTTATTATTCACTGCTGATAAATGCTCTATCACAACTTGAAGTTAAGGCAATCGGTCTGGATGTGGTGTTCGATAGTAAAAGTCCTGATTATCCTTCTCAAACAGGTTGGATACTTTCCTCTGTGAGAAAATCAGGTAAGGTATGCCTTGGTGGCATCTTCAATCAAATTGAAAAACATTTATCTGAAGAAGGAACTGATAAAAAAGATTCTGCTACTATTCCGTTAAGTAAGAATATTTTTTATTCCGGTAAGAATATGGAAGTCCCTTTCAGCAACCTCTTAAATGCGGCTGCCGGATTCGGACATCTTAATTTTGAACAAGGAATTTCAAAACGGAATCTACCGTTATTCATAGTTAACAATGACACTGCTGTCAGTGAATTATATCATAAATCTTTTGTCCCTTCACTTAGTCTTGAACTGGCAAGAGTATATTTTGATCTGCCCGCTGATTCAATAATTACCTCACAGGCAAAAGTGATATTAAAGAATGGAATAAACTCAATTGAAATTCCAGTAGATGAATCTTTAATGCCTATAAATTATTGCGGCGGAGTTAATTCGTTAAACTCAATTGCAATATCGGATTTCCTTCATTTATACAGGGCATATTCTTCAGATAAAAAAGTGCATGAGGAACTTGCAAGATTTAAAGATAAAATTGTATTGATAGGAATGCTGGGAACGAGAAATACTGAATTCGCATCAAACCCGTTTGCAGATGAGTTCCCTTTGATCGGTATTCATGCAAACGCGCTTGATACAATTTTACGCGAAAGATTTATTTCAAAAACTCCATACTGGGTTACGCTTTTATCATCTGTGTTTCTCATTACAATTATTTTTTTCTTTTCTTTCAAAAAACAGATCCTGTTTTCACGCCTTGTCATCAGCGGTGGTTTAATGATCTTGATATACGTGATAGCATCTGTATTACTCTTTACACAAAATATTGCTCTTTCGGGAGAACCGCTTTTTGTGATACTGCTTTCTGTATTTGCAGCCGGAGTATACCAGGTTAATAAACTTCAGAGCCACACAAGATCAATTGAGAAAGAAAAATTAAGTATTGAAGCACTGCTGAATAAGAGTCGTCAAAAAATTCAAAAACTAGAAGAGTCCCTATCGGAGTATAAAAATAACCTGGGCAACGGAACATCATCTGAAATAATTCAGACTTATCTTGATGAAGTTTCTGAAATTGAATCCAGACTTGATGAAGTGGAAGAAGTTAAACCGGTCGTTGATGCTGAAATAAAAAATTTCCATAACATCATACATACAAAGAACAGTAAACTTGTTGAGATAATTAATCTGATTAAAAAAATTGCACCAACCGATGCAACAGTTCTTATACTTGGTGAAAGCGGTACCGGGAAAGAACTTGTCGCAAAGGCAATACATGATCTGAGTGATAGAAAAAATGAAAACTTTATAACTATCAACTGTGGTGCACTCCCCGAGTCATTGCTTGAAAGTGAGTTGTTCGGGCACGAAGAAGGCGCGTTTACCGGCGCAAAAAAAATGCGCAAAGGATTTTTTGAAACTGCGGACAAAGGAACAATTTTTCTCGATGAAATAACTGAAACCAGCGAAATGTTTCAGATAAAACTTTTGCGAGTGCTTCAGTCCGGTGAATTCAACCGTGTTGGCGGCACTAAAACAAATAAAATTGCTGTCAGAATAATTGCGGCATCAAATAAAAATATTGAGACTCTCGTTCGTGAAAAGAAATTCAGGGAAGATCTCTATTACAGGTTGAATGTGATCAAAGTTAAAATTCCGCCTTTAAAATCCCGAAAGTCAGACTTAATTGCGCTGACAAATTATTTTCTTGAGAAAGAAGGGACTTCAAATATCAAATTAGCCGATTCCTCACTTGAAGCATTTTTATCCTATCACTGGCCCGGCAATATCAGGCAGCTTGAAAACGTAATCAAGAGAGCTTCAATTCTTGCGAAAGTTGATAACAGCGGCTTTATTAATCTGAAATATCTTCCTCCTGAAATAATAGGCAGCATGAAAAACAATCAGAATCTTGAAGGAAGAATTTTTGAAAAACTGAATGCAAAAGAATTTTCTCATAGTGCGATTTCAGAAACCGCGGCAGAACTTGGCGGACTTCACAGAAGTACAATTTCTGAATACATCCGCGGAGTTTTCTTCAGAGAGTTTTGCAACAACGAATTTGATTTTGAAAAAACTGTAAGAAGTATAACAACTTCTTCGGATGAAAATGTAAAGACCCGTATAACAAATAAATTGAATGAGTACATCACTAACCTTACGGTTTACATTGATAGGGAAATTCCCATTGATGAGCTAAAGGAAAAGCTTGGTATAAAGTTTAAAAAAATGCCAAACAAATATCATCCATACCTGATAACCCTGATTGAACATTATTACTATGACGAAAATGTTATTCAGAACAAAAACTCTGACAAATTAAATTAA
- a CDS encoding TolC family protein → MLNKFRCFCFVILLFLIHSYPLISQNSIKPDSALQLILTELDGSELSLTTTKELAEKNATFLKRAEANYLAALGSLRRERGSFDPELYFNLMYSDMNEPTASFFAGADVLITERTTSQTGLRLKLPFGTELDLALNTVTLNTNSQFAFLNPEYDAFGSLSFRQPLLRGLTLSGRKNLTKAEFDYESAKALYEQELLAINAVAEQLYWNLYTAERDYAVQKLTYERAEAFLTETQLRNNAGLVGPNQVASAKTFFAEQKLMLIDREEQLDTRSDLLATLIGMRPTDNNVRFKVTDSPPSYFEVEPVDLLVERALKNNLELIAAQKQLESANSLVDAGNWEFLPKLDIVGSLVSTGIGGESQDVIFGTDTLRSTTNGSFGDVLSQVFKRKFPGWSVGVELSLPIGLRPGLGEKDRLEAEAMNYEQRYIELSRILEQQVRSAHRELVHGNSRLIAAQEGVEAAQEQVRIGMIEFQNGRITAFELVRLSEDFAVAQRRYSEALVKNVNAAATLTLLTSGTYLSERN, encoded by the coding sequence ATGCTGAATAAATTCAGGTGTTTCTGTTTTGTAATACTTTTGTTTTTAATTCACTCCTATCCGCTTATTTCTCAGAATTCAATCAAGCCTGATAGTGCGCTTCAGCTTATCTTAACTGAGCTTGATGGAAGTGAATTGTCTCTAACCACAACCAAAGAACTGGCTGAGAAAAATGCCACATTCTTAAAACGTGCTGAAGCTAATTATCTTGCTGCTCTTGGTTCATTAAGACGTGAAAGAGGTTCATTCGATCCCGAGCTTTATTTTAATCTGATGTACAGTGATATGAATGAACCGACGGCATCATTTTTTGCCGGTGCAGATGTTCTTATTACTGAGCGCACAACATCTCAAACCGGATTGAGATTGAAGCTTCCGTTCGGAACTGAACTTGACCTTGCTTTAAATACAGTGACACTTAACACAAATTCACAATTTGCATTTCTAAACCCTGAGTATGATGCTTTTGGAAGTCTGAGTTTCCGGCAGCCGTTACTGAGGGGATTAACATTATCAGGAAGAAAGAATCTTACAAAAGCTGAGTTTGATTACGAATCGGCAAAAGCACTTTATGAACAGGAATTATTGGCTATTAATGCTGTTGCAGAACAGTTGTACTGGAATTTATATACCGCTGAAAGAGATTATGCAGTTCAAAAACTTACTTATGAAAGAGCGGAAGCTTTCTTAACTGAAACACAGCTTAGAAATAATGCTGGTTTAGTTGGTCCAAACCAGGTTGCGAGCGCAAAAACTTTTTTTGCTGAACAAAAATTAATGCTGATAGACAGGGAAGAACAACTTGATACAAGATCTGATTTACTTGCTACGCTGATTGGCATGCGACCAACTGATAATAATGTAAGATTTAAAGTTACTGATAGCCCGCCTTCATATTTTGAGGTTGAACCTGTTGATTTATTGGTTGAGCGTGCACTGAAAAATAACCTTGAACTGATTGCAGCGCAAAAGCAACTGGAGTCTGCAAATTCACTTGTTGATGCCGGTAATTGGGAATTTCTGCCTAAACTCGATATTGTTGGTTCGTTAGTTAGTACCGGTATAGGTGGGGAATCTCAGGATGTAATTTTCGGCACAGACACATTAAGATCAACAACTAACGGAAGTTTTGGAGATGTACTGAGCCAGGTATTTAAAAGAAAATTTCCCGGCTGGAGTGTTGGTGTTGAATTAAGTCTGCCGATCGGATTAAGGCCTGGGCTTGGAGAAAAGGACAGGCTTGAAGCTGAAGCAATGAATTATGAACAAAGATATATCGAGCTTTCACGGATTTTAGAACAGCAGGTAAGAAGCGCTCACCGCGAACTGGTTCATGGCAATAGCAGGCTTATCGCGGCTCAGGAAGGGGTTGAAGCAGCCCAGGAACAGGTAAGAATAGGAATGATTGAATTTCAGAACGGAAGAATTACAGCTTTTGAGCTGGTAAGATTAAGTGAAGATTTTGCAGTGGCTCAAAGACGATATTCGGAAGCTCTTGTTAAAAATGTAAACGCGGCGGCAACATTAACGCTGCTTACTTCAGGTACATATTTAAGTGAACGAAATTAA
- a CDS encoding efflux RND transporter periplasmic adaptor subunit → MKNKINFLVIEKLFTSLSISTTVAIVILLMSINCADQQASGGDFSMPPMPVEVANVTAQTVSDKFEAVGTIEAIEEITVVSEIDASVISLPFDEGSYIKQGDLIAQLDDSQLSAEFIRAEALFTQSKSTYERVKSIVEQNAGTPQDLDDALASLKVAEANLKLAKARLDKTKITAPFNGLIGSRRVSVGSFLRTGQTITELANLNEIRINFSAPERFLSQLKRGADVIVSSPVYPGHQVRGRIIAIEPVINPDTRTARIVARVQNPGQKFRAGMSANVSVILSERNEALTIPMEAIFESGNQSFVFVVNADSTVKRVAVTTGLQMPDVVEVLQGLENGMQVIKAGHQKLFEGAKVMPVNLQSQPMNQ, encoded by the coding sequence ATGAAAAATAAAATAAATTTTTTAGTCATCGAAAAACTGTTTACAAGTTTATCCATATCAACAACGGTTGCAATAGTCATATTATTGATGAGTATCAATTGCGCTGACCAGCAGGCATCGGGCGGAGATTTTTCCATGCCTCCAATGCCCGTGGAAGTTGCTAATGTTACCGCACAAACTGTTTCAGATAAGTTTGAAGCTGTCGGAACTATCGAGGCAATTGAAGAGATTACGGTTGTCTCTGAAATTGATGCTTCAGTTATCTCACTTCCGTTTGATGAAGGCAGTTACATAAAACAGGGTGACCTGATTGCGCAGCTTGATGACTCACAGCTTTCAGCAGAATTTATTCGTGCTGAGGCTTTGTTTACACAAAGCAAATCAACTTACGAAAGAGTAAAATCCATCGTTGAACAAAATGCCGGTACACCGCAAGATCTTGACGACGCGCTCGCTTCTTTAAAAGTAGCTGAAGCGAATCTAAAACTTGCAAAAGCAAGACTCGATAAAACAAAAATTACTGCGCCATTCAACGGATTGATCGGTTCAAGAAGAGTTAGTGTTGGAAGTTTTTTAAGAACGGGTCAGACTATTACTGAACTGGCAAATCTTAATGAGATCAGAATTAATTTTTCCGCACCTGAAAGATTTTTATCACAGCTTAAAAGGGGAGCTGACGTTATTGTCAGTTCACCTGTTTATCCGGGACACCAGGTAAGAGGAAGGATTATCGCAATAGAACCTGTTATTAATCCTGATACACGTACAGCAAGAATTGTCGCAAGAGTACAAAATCCCGGTCAGAAATTCAGAGCAGGTATGTCTGCAAATGTATCAGTTATCTTAAGCGAACGTAATGAAGCGTTAACCATCCCGATGGAAGCAATATTTGAAAGCGGCAACCAGTCATTCGTATTCGTTGTTAATGCCGACAGTACAGTTAAGCGTGTTGCAGTTACAACAGGACTTCAAATGCCTGATGTTGTTGAAGTGCTTCAGGGACTTGAAAACGGAATGCAGGTTATTAAAGCAGGTCATCAAAAATTATTTGAAGGTGCTAAGGTAATGCCTGTAAATCTTCAGTCACAACCGATGAATCAATAA